One Phaseolus vulgaris cultivar G19833 chromosome 4, P. vulgaris v2.0, whole genome shotgun sequence DNA window includes the following coding sequences:
- the LOC137837557 gene encoding uncharacterized protein, with amino-acid sequence MSVSMSISTLSSSTFPNSNPSLTLSSQKFPLFPKPLLLPFPHPLSFPLRTQTFLAPLLCKSPEAEAEAPPPEDHWLQKLPEKSKPLYSHSLPCIEAWLRSLGFCQSKDDRALWLVHKPDWQAHLSLDVTDLYIRYLKSGPGNLEKDVERRFSYALSREDIENAVLGGP; translated from the exons ATGTCTGTGTCCATGTCCATTTCCACACTTTCCTCTTCAACCTTCCCAAACTCTAATCCCTCTCTCACTTTATCTTCCCAAAAGTTCCCTCTCTTCCCCAAACCCCTTCTTCTTCCCTTTCCCCACCCTCTCTCTTTCCCCCTCCGAACACAGACCTTCCTCGCCCCGCTTCTCTGCAAGTCTCCTGAAGCGGAAGCGGAGGCGCCGCCGCCGGAGGACCATTGGCTGCAGAAGCTGCCGGAGAAGTCGAAGCCTCTCTACTCCCACAGCCTACCCTGCATTGAGGCCTGGCTCCGAAGCCTGGGCTTCTGCCAGAGCAAGGACGATAGGGCGCTCTGGCTGGTTCACAAGCCCGATTGGCAGGCCCACCTCTCCCTTGATGTCACTGATCTCTACATAAG GTATTTGAAGAGTGGACCAGGGAATCTTGAAAAAGATGTAGAGAGGAGGTTTAGTTATGCTTTAAGCAGAGAAGACATTGAGAATGCTGTGCTTGGAGGACCATAG